A stretch of the Siniperca chuatsi isolate FFG_IHB_CAS linkage group LG24, ASM2008510v1, whole genome shotgun sequence genome encodes the following:
- the slc5a3a gene encoding solute carrier family 5 member 3a: MATAATMEVADITIVVIYFILVLAIGFLAMWKANQSSVSGYFLAGRSMNWAAVGASLFVSNIGSEHFIGLAGSGAASGFSVAAWEFNALLLLQLLGWVFIPVYIQSGVYTMPEYLTKRYGGRRLKVHFAALSLVLYIFTKLSVDLYAGALFIQESLGWNLYLSIILLIAITALLTVTGGLVAVIYTDTVQAFLMITGALCLTGISLFKVGGLEGLRTKYMQATPNITAILLSSPNLTYSESCHHHLNPKPDALKILRGPRDPDLPWPGFLLGQTPASIWYWCADQVIVQRVLAAKNVAHAKGSTIMAGFLKILPMFIIVIPGMISRILFADELACISPEHCMEVCGSAAGCSNMAYPRLVMSVMPVGLRGLMMAVMIAALMSDLDSIFNSASTIFTLDIYKMLRKGASSRELVIVGRLFVVFMVIISIAWVPVIIEMQGGQMFYYIQEVSDYLTPPIAALFLLGVLWHRCNETGAFWGGMVGFVLGALRLVLAFVYREPHCDQPDERPSFIKDVHFMYVAAILFWVSALVTVVVSLCTPPPRKEQIRTTTLWGLNKRKRQEKQQEKEKAGEDINALKPLNHAIIKGNCLLGKEMCQDHPNMLNGTEANHENAQPSNGHAITASDIESHHPIQNGCHSPISDPKIAEVGEGRRVRDREGEEKGCFGGGEVEGGRCMKVLEWFCGFQEKQPNAQVITVQEQEKIMGELLHEPPGTRIILNIGLVAISSVGIFLFIYFSL; encoded by the exons ATGGCCACCGCAGCCACCATGGAAGTGGCAGACATCACTATTGTAGTAATCTACTTCATCCTGGTGCTAGCGATCGGTTTCCTTGCCATGTGGAaagccaatcagagctcagTGAGCGGCTACTTCCTCGCTGGTCGCTCCATGAACTGGGCAGCTGTAGGAGCATCTCTATTCGTTAGCAACATAGGAAGTGAGCATTTCATTGGACTAGCTGGATCAGGTGCTGCCAGCGGGTTCAGCGTGGCTGCATGGGAATTCAACGCTTTATTATTACTCCAGTTGTTAGGCTGGGTGTTTATCCCTGTGTATATTCAGTCCGGAGTCTACACCATGCCGGAGTACCTGACAAAACGGTATGGCGGGAGGCGACTAAAAGTGCATTTTGCTGCGTTATCTCTTGTTCTGTACATCTTCACCAAGTTGTCCGTGGACCTCTATGCCGGAGCCTTGTTCATTCAGGAATCCTTAGGGTGGAACCTCTATTTGTCAATCATCCTCCTCATCGCCATAACGGCTTTGCTGACAGTCACTGGTGGTCTGGTCGCTGTCATCTACACAGATACGGTCCAGGCATTCCTCATGATCACCGGAGCACTGTGCCTTACAGGCATCAGCCTCTTCAAAGTGGGAGGTCTTGAAG GGCTGAGGACCAAGTACATGCAGGCTACTCCAAACATCACTGCCATCTTGCTGTCTTCACCCAACCTGACGTATTCTGAATCCTGCCACCACCACCTCAACCCGAAGCCAGATGCTCTGAAAATCCTTCGAGGCCCAAGGGATCCAGACCTGCCGTGGCCCGGTTTCTTACTGGGCCAGACTCCTGCCTCTATCTG GTACTGGTGTGCAGATCAAGTGATTGTACAGCGAGTTCTAGCAGCAAAGAACGTTGCCCATGCCAAAGGTTCTACTATCATGGCTGGCTTTCTTAAAATCCTCCCCATGTTCATCATTGTCATCCCAG GGATGATTTCCAGGATACTCTTTGCTGATGAGTTGGCGTGTATTAGCCCAGAGCACTGCATGGAAGTGTGTGgttctgctgctggctgtagcaaCATGGCTTATCCGCGGCTCGTCATGTCAGTGATGCCCGTCGGCCTCCGCGGCCTGATGATGGCTGTCATGATCGCAGCTCTAATGAGCGACTTGGACTCCATCTTCAACTCAGCAAGCACCATATTCACATTGGATATTTACAAGATGCTACGAAAGGGAGCATCATCCAGGGAGTTGGTGATAGTCGGCAGGTTGTTTGTGGTTTTCATGGTGATCATCAGCATTGCCTGGGTGCCGGTCATCATTGAGATGCAGGGAGGTCAGATGTTCTATTACATCCAAGAAGTATCAGATTACCTGACTCCACCCATAGCTGCTCTCTTCTTGCTTGGCGTCCTGTGGCATCGCTGCAATGAGACGGGTGCCTTTTGGGGTGGAATGGTAGGATTTGTCCTTGGAGCATTACGTCTGGTTTTGGCATTTGTTTACCGCGAGCCTCACTGCGACCAGCCTGATGAGCGGCCATCTTTCATCAAAGATGTTCATTTCATGTATGTGGCAGCCATCTTGTTTTGGGTGTCAGCTTTGGTGACTGTAGTTGTGAGTCTCTGCACTCCTCCGCCTAGAAAAGAACAAATCAGAACCACTACTCTGTGGGGGTTAAATAAGAGAAAGAGGcaagaaaaacagcaagaaaaagagaaagctgGAGAAGACATCAATGCTTTGAAGCCTCTAAACCATGCAATCATAAAAGGAAACTGTTTGCTTGGTAAAGAAATGTGTCAAGACCACCCAAACATGCTCAATGGCACTGAGGCCAATCATGAAAATGCTCAACCAAGCAATGGTCATGCTATCACAGCCAGTGACATAGAATCCCACCATCCAATTCAGAATGGTTGTCACTCACCAATTTCTGACCCTAAAATTGCAGAAGTGGGAGAAGGGAGAAGAGTGAGGGATAGGGAGGGGGAAGAGAAGGGCTGCTTTGGAGGAGGAGAAGTGGAGGGTGGGAGATGTATGAAGGTTTTAGAGTGGTTCTGTGGCTTCCAGGAGAAGCAGCCCAACGCTCAGGTCATTACAGTCCAGGAACAGGAGAAGATCATGGGTGAGCTTCTCCATGAACCTCCAGGAACTAGGATCATCCTGAACATAGGACTGGTGGCGATAAGCTCTGTCGGGATCTTTCTCTTCATCTATTTCTCCTTATAG